The Babylonia areolata isolate BAREFJ2019XMU chromosome 24, ASM4173473v1, whole genome shotgun sequence genomic interval catcgatatctgtgttatattgtgacatgttccaaataaaaatactgtttaaaccaaaaacaaatggaAACAGAAAGGTGTGTCTCAGGACCTGGTCCATCTGGCAGGCCTTGTGCAAGGGCAGGGCGTCGCCCACGGGCAGGTCGGGCGAGGCGCCGTGAGCCATCAGCACGGCCACGATGTCGGCGTGGCCCAGGCCGCACGCCAGGTTCAGGAGGGCGCTCTTCCGGGGCTCGCCCAGCATCCTCTCTTCCTGTTCCAGCACCTGGAAGACCCCCAGGTACTCCACGGGCCGGAACATCCGGTGGGCGTCCACCAGCACCTCCAGCAGCATGCGGTCCTGCAGGGCCTGGGGGAAGGTGTACAGGATTGGGAAGGCCACCAGCGGAGCGTCCGGCAAGGAGAAGGCGCTCCTCAGGCACTCCAGTGTATGGCGGCCGTAGTTCCTGGGCTGGTTCTGCAGGCGCCACACCCCCATGTCCAACAGGCCGCTCTCCACCTGCCAGCGCGCCACCGTTCTGGCCACCTCCGCCACCACGGGCAGGTGGCCTCTCAGGACGGCCACATGCAGAGCCGTGTCGCCGTCGCCCGTCCTCCTGAAGATGTCGGCCCCGCCGGCTATCAGCAGCCGGACCACCTCCGTGTCGCCCAGCATGGCGGCCCAGTGCAGGGGGGTCATGCCGCTGTGGTCTCCCGCGTTGGGGTCCCCGCCCCGGCACAGGATGAGGCCGACCAGGCGGGTGTTGCCCGAGGTGGCCGCCATGTGCAGGCACGTCATCAGGTCCGTGCTGCAGGTTTGGAGCAGCGGGGGCGGCACCTGCTGCCGTGCCCAGTCACTGTCCAGCAGCTCCCGGACTTCCAGCTCCTTCCCCTCCCCGCACAGGAGGTGCAGCCTCTCCACGGACAGGTCCATGTTTGTCGTCTGCttcctgcacgcacacacagcacgcgtGCAAGcgagcacatacacgcacagagagcacgcgcgcgcgcgcgcacacacacacacacacacacacacagtgagagagagagacggggggaaagagagatacagacaggcacaggcgcgcgcgcgcacacacacaccacacacacggagtgagacaccacacacacacggagtgagacaccacacacacacacacacacacggagtgagacaccacacacacacacacacacacggagtgagacaccacacacacacacacacacggagtgagacaccacacacacacacacacacacaccacacacacggagtgagacaccacacacacacacacacacacacacacacacacacacacacacacggagtgagacaccacacacacacacacacacacggagtgagacaccacacacacacacacacacggagtgagacaccacacacacacacacacacacggagtgagacaccacacacacacacacacacacggagtgagacaccacacacacacacacacacggagtgagacaccacacacacacacacacacacacaccacacacacggagtgagacaccacacacacacacacacacacacacacacacggagtgagacaccacacacaccacacacacggagtgagacaccacacacacacacacacacggagtgagacaccacacacacacacacacacacacacacacacggagtgagacaccacacacacacacacacacggagtgagacaccacacacacacacacacacacaccacacacacggagtgagacaccacacacacacacacacacacaccacacacacggagtgagacaccacacacacacacacacacacacggagtgagacaccacacacacggagtgagacaccacacacacacacacacacggagtgagacaccacacacacacacacacacacggagtgagacaccacacacacacacacacacacacggagtgagacaccacacacacacacacacacacggagtgagacaccacacacacacggagtgagacaccacacacacacggagtgagacaccacacacacacacacacacggagtcacacacacacacacacacacacacacacatgatgattatGTACAGCTGACAGGTCAGTCACAGTTGGTAGGAAGTGGTAGGGTTCACTGGATAAAACATGAGACACTTCGTGGATTTATTTCCTGAACACGTTATTTAATGTGTAACAATTTATTGTCTTAAGTAATTTCAACCTGTTCATGATGTGCTTTATCGTACTATGTGAGTATTTATAACGAGCATATGACTGCACAAATCAATGGCCACGAGAATTGATAAAATAAACCTTTGTTGGTTGATTTGATTGAATAACTAACTTGAGACAGGCTAGTTAAATTCAAAGGTAAAGCAGttgcttaaatgtgtgtgtgtggaggtggggggtggggtggtggtaggggtaggcTAAACTTCAACAAattggttttctttgtaaattaGCCATATCGATACCAAAATTAGTTTAAAATACTTTATTCCTTCCAGAAAACGGAgcgtggctgcctgcatggcggggaaaGGCGAACCTGACCTGCTGTGGCGCAGCACAGGAACGCAGAAAAACTGGCCGccagatgtttttctttctttcagtttcagtttcagtttcagtagctcaaggaggcgtcactgcgtttggacaaatccatatacgctacaccacatctgccaagcagatgcctgaccagcggcgtagcccaacgcgctttctTTCAGAGCGGACAAAGTAAAAATGTGAAAGGAAATATTGCCTAATATTATTTGTTgccataactttttttctttcttttttttttcaggggtgggggtttgggggaggggacaggggagatTGTGAGGGGGACATACTGCGGCTTTGATTGTGAGAGGAGGTTTTGTTGTGagactgagggtgtgtgtgtgtgtgtgtgtgtgtgtgtgtgtgtgtgtgtgtgtgtgtgtgagtgtgtgtgtgtgtgtgtgtgtgtgtgagtgagtgtgagtgtgtgtgtgtgtgcgtgcgtgggtatacgcgtgtgtatgtatgcatgagtgcgtgcgtggttgCGATTGAACAGAGACGACGGGGGGCAAGATTTCCCTTGTCCACCCCCTCCATTAACAATGGTCAGTCTGCTTTCACAATTGAGGTCAGAGTGATTATAACAATACCCACTCTCTAAGTTTATCGAAGAAAAACAcacatccactttttttttctccatgggtaagtgggtggtggtggttctttctGCGTTGTCCTCCCATCTCAGGGGTGTGCAGTCTGGACGTGTACCTGTTTCCTCGActcaccgaacgctaacatgaatcacaggatctttaacgtgcgtatttgatcttctgcttgcgtacacacacacacacatgcactggcaggtctgcacgtttgttgacctgaaagatgggccctggaaaaatctccaccttcagCCCACCAAGTCCGCCCAAACCGGGCATTGAACGCGGGAGGCTGGGGCCAAAATCCACTGCTCTGATCATTCCGCCACCGTGCCTTTCTGGTTTCATCATCAAACATTCTTTGTCAGtgctgtaccacatctgcttaaaactTCTCTTTCTATTGAGTTTCGTAAAAAGCACATGCCTGAACTTTCCATTAACCCCAAGACGGTGATCAAGTGCTTGGGAGCCTTGTTTCtatattgtatttgtacttgtatttctttttatcacaacatatctctctgtgtgaaattcgggctgctctccccagggagagtgcgtcgctacactacagcgccacccatttttttgtattttttcctgcatgcagttttatttgtttttcatatcgatgtggatttttccacagaattttgccaggaacaacccttttgttgccgtgggttcttttacgtgcgctaagtgcatgctgcacacgggacctcggtttatcgtctcatccgaatgactagcgtccagaccaccactcaaggtctagtggagggggagaaaatatcggcggctgaaccgtgattcgaaccagcgcgctcagattctctcgcttcctaggcggacgcgttacctctaggccatcactccacagatatATAAAAACATTAACGTGAAATGAAGCAGAATGTGTAATCAAGATAAACAACTAAGTAAATAAGAAATACAATTAAATGAAAAATACAACAGAGCACACAGCAATCAAAggtaatgtccaattttagcgtccaaaattattgcacctattgctTACATGTTCATGGTCAGTGGGACGATAAAGGGAAAAAGCAAGATAGTgtcacgttagtttagtgactaaatgtgcatcaaaactgagtaaaattACGTACAAAATAgtgtcgaaatccactgaaaatgggttacatctACTAATGctgatatcgtttcatacatgcacaacaaCTGCCGATAAGAAtgagtgcaataatttaggatgctaaaattggtatataattatcataatcgACCACTTACTTGTTAAGTGTTGCGTCGTGcttgaccttgaaaaaaaaagaaagaagtgaaccCCGACCCAAAGAATCATATTAGTAAAGTGACAATTCACTGCGCTCcaccaactcaccccccccccccctccgtcaaaAAGAAGGTGAAAATGTTACTTCCCGTGAGGAACACCGCAACTCTCTGTCACCATGATTGTGTGAACACTGTTGGCTCCGCTCAGCAAGTTACAGTGGGGGTCAAGCAACACTTCTCTTCACAGGtcagattgcgtgtgtgtgtgtgtgtgtgtgtgtgtgtgaccatgcagTGTATTTGTATGAatgttattctctgtgtgtgtgtgacggggaggGAAGCAGGGGgctgcgtgcattgtgtgtgtgtcgtggaggggggatgggggttggggggctgggggggggggaggaggggggtaatgtGTGTTAtgcagtatgtgtctgtgtgtgtacgtgttggtgtatgtgtgtatttatgttcgcgtgtgtgtcagtacgtgcgtgtgtgtgtgtgtgtgcactgccttCTTGaatgcgtgtctgcgtgtgcacgcgtacgtgtgaatgttacgtgtgtgtatgtctacgtGTTGAAAACCTGAATGTTGTAAGTTGAATGTGTAGTTGGAGTCCACGCTGTTCATGTTCTCGCGCCAGGTGTTCAGTGTACACGACTGCATGGATTTCATTTCAGTTGCGTTTTCGGTTTTGATCAGATTTGAATATTGCAGtcagtgttactctgtgtgtgtgtgtgtgtgttcgtgcgtgcgcgaaATTTcaagcggtttgtgtgtgtgtgtgcgtgtgtgcgcgctcgctcgctcgcgtgtGAAATTTCAAGCAATTTGTGTGTGTCAAGATTTTATTATGGTAAatggaataagcaacaattgcttttttttttttacatcaagccatctgtgtgtgtgtgtacgcgcgcgcgcgctcatgtgtgtgtgtgcacgggctcATGGTGCAGGCGAAAGGATCACGTGACGGATAAACTGTTAGAATCCACTCACACAGGATCACTGACATTGCATTGGGGTGGTTTGGTCCGCTgtactctctcacatacacagtggcacgcgtgcgcgcgcacacacacacacgcgcgcgcgcacacacacgcacacaccaataaAAGATGGAATGACAATTTTTATTCAAAATGGCAAAAGCGAAAAAGCAGCAGACGAACACCACatgaaaaagaattttttaaagcATTAGATCTGAGCAATGAAAAAAATTGATATGTCCAAATGGACCCTTCGATCTCTACCAACTTGGTCCTAATTATCAAACAAGCCAAAAAAATAAACTTTTATGGCTTTATATAGTTATATATTACTGCATGTAAATGATTGTGTATACTATGTGGTTCATTTAATTCAAGTCAACATTTCAGTATTTTTTGTCTGCTGTGATTACTGCATGTATGATTCcaactgtgattattgcatgtctTGTTTTCCATTAGTGTGAAGGCGTTTTGTGCTTTTCATCAACACATACTGAAAGGCTGTGACTCTTATTTTCAGCTTTTGTGTTTTATACCACAAACTGATTTCTCTCATCAaagataatattaataatttttaaaaaataaaaaatactcaATATtctggaagaaaagagagacgaGAATATACTGAGGCTTCTTATATGATCTGAAACTATTTAAACAACAAACAGTATCTATTAGTCAATTAATAGCTAAGCCATGAATTAAATTTCTTGCTTCGTTACTGCAAACATAAATCGGAAATTTAAGCAATCCAGTTTCTGTGTACAGATTGCTATTCCAAGAAATCACaagtggctttttttgttttctttctttctttcttttttctgatgtAAATCacaaatggctttttttttttttttttcttttgtttttctttttttttctttttttctgatgtaaATCACAagtggcttttttgttttctttcttttctttttttttatgatgtagATTAAAGTTTGCCAAATTTTTAAAAACCACACGAATGAAATGATGTGAAACACTATTTTTGCAGTTGCATTTCTCCCAGTTTCTACTGTCACCTCCTGTCACCACATCTCTGGCTCTCTTTATCAAAGTGTAAAAGGTTAACAGGTTTaaagtcccatagccttttactgaatttatatccactgttgTCTAGGTCTCCGCACAGGAAGGCAGGTTTGAATCTTCTCCTTCCACCAATTTAAACTTTTACTactgaagtcaggtagccattcacacctgggtggagtgaggaagactGGAGTCCAGTctctttcctaaggacacaacaccgtgccgagacagggcctccaaccctcatcactggtgtacactggatcacaagtccaacagctAACCGACTCTGTGATGgtgccacctgtgtgtgtgtgtgtgggtgggtgtgtgtgtttgtgtgtgtatagactGATGCCAACAACTAGGTAATAGATATTGATGTATGTTTTTAAAACTAATAAAATTCatgaataaaaaatttttaaaaaggattAGAAATTCAGCAAACCAGGCACTTAAATACAGCAATGAAGACAACGGTGACCTCACAAACATGGCACATCAGCTGACGACACTCACAATTATATGGACAAGCACTGAAAACACTACAATGCTATTGGTAATACagtggtatacacacacacatatagacacaaacAATGACATGTCTCGCCAGTTTCAACACCAGCAAGTGGGAAATGCTTGGCTCTTTTGTAGACTCAAGACCCAACAGGAAGACGACATAAACATTCCATGGCCGTCCTTTTGTTCAATGGAGTGGTGAGAGAAAATGACAGTGATTTCTGGTTGCTTCTCTAATCAATGGAAACATATTTAACGTCAGAATGAAAAGTACACATTGTGACAAATGTCAATTGcattttcttggggtttttttttgttaatcagTGCTGACATTTTCACAAGTTACACATGACAAATATCAATAGTAGTTTTTTAATCAAtggtaacattttcacatcaaaatgaaaattacacATTATGACAAATGGCTTTATTTTTTCTCCAACAATTACATTTTCACATCAGAATGAAAATCATGCATTATGACAAATGGTAATTGCTGGTTTTTatgttgtgattttgttttaatCGATGGCAATATCTTCACATCAGAATGAAATTACATGGGATGATAAATGACAatccttttcccttttcccccttatATCAAtggtaacattttcacatcagAATGAAAATTACACACaacaaatgtcttttttttccccccagtcaatggtaacattttcacatcagAATGAAAATTACACACaacaaatgtcttttttttccccaatcactggtaacattttcacatcagAAAACTTTCTTGTGAGAGGTCAATCATGTTTGATGACAGATGGCTAGGAACAAAACTGACACCATCCCGTTATCAGTGGAcatccgagattcgaaccagacCACTGTGGTTACCACAAAGCATAATCGGTAATTAATATCTGTAACGGCCACATCCAACACAAATGTAAACTTACATTTCTTGCCACATTAAAACTTGATTGCATGGAAACCATGACACTGCTGACTAacaaggaagtggtggtggttcaCATGAATCACTACCACGTATGACAATACTGAATAAAGCCCAAAGGGAAGCGAATGACTTTCACAAAACGGTCGAATGACTAGTACTGGATTTCCACACGTTAAATTACCTGTCTGAATATTCAAAcaaagatacagaaaaaaaagaacaaaacacacacatacacaaaaacacaactacaATCTATCCCCCAAAAATGTGCCAGTaaacaaatcaagaaaaaaaatcactgtgtaCAAAAAACAAAGGGTTATTTCCCTTGCTCCTGTACAAAATCTGTCtctgaatactactactactataataacaaaaaaaaaaaaaaaggttatcaaATAACAACAGAATTCTGTAATAAGGCAGCTGCCAGGAGGTGGGAAAGAGAAATTCAGGCTTTTTCATCCACCGTTCTTTTCATCCACATGGACTGGGAGCTTGCATACAAACTTTCCTCcgcacactacccccccccacccaccccccacaccccatcttgtTCATGGGTAGCAACATTCACTAACTGTTTTGAACAAACAGAAACTGGATTTTTATGAATCACCTTCTTCATACTGCTATTCTGATAAGTTTCCAACTCTGGTTTCGAGGGGAAGTTTTTCATGGACACACTTAAAAGTCATTTTTATTAACCAAGACTTGCagttgaaagcaaaaaaaaaaaaaaaaaagaggaaaaaaaagtgcactGTTTCAGAGGTGTCTCTGactcaatgttttttgtttgtttgtttttttaactgtataCCTCAACAAACCAAAAATAATTGTGTCTGTTCAGATCCCAGATACTATGAACATTTCCTTATCATATTTGTTACTTTTTCTCCACATGTGTattcaaacacaaacatataGGCACAAAACACTgatgcaggcagacacagacatattcaATCTGAAATCAGTGTTTCCAGTAAGCAACATGAAGCAAACAAGCTGTGCTGCTCAGAACTGAAATATCTCATggtatcaacaaacaaaaacaaaaaaaaatctatttcaagAGCAgtttatcattatgattacaAACAAATATGTAAAAGGAACCCCGCTTTCTGGCAAGAAGTGTAATTCACATAATAAATGCTTTGACAGTAAATACCACACGTCATTTTCATCGTTATGCTCCCACCATGATCCCACAGCTGACA includes:
- the LOC143299132 gene encoding uncharacterized protein LOC143299132, with the protein product MDLSVERLHLLCGEGKELEVRELLDSDWARQQVPPPLLQTCSTDLMTCLHMAATSGNTRLVGLILCRGGDPNAGDHSGMTPLHWAAMLGDTEVVRLLIAGGADIFRRTGDGDTALHVAVLRGHLPVVAEVARTVARWQVESGLLDMGVWRLQNQPRNYGRHTLECLRSAFSLPDAPLVAFPILYTFPQALQDRMLLEVLVDAHRMFRPVEYLGVFQVLEQEERMLGEPRKSALLNLACGLGHADIVAVLMAHGASPDLPVGDALPLHKACQMDQVKVVEVLAGRGARLDVMGGGDGETALHVAAARGLTVTAATLLGHGAPVDARTARGDNTPLHYAAFRGHLHVTLLLLDYRADPQARNSAGLSPNHIARFMARAALRRERREARSRKESKSSSSTSRSTTSSSSTAQDWRDPSPSALLPSSRPPSALLPSPLSVSPSFPPSFIHFPPIL